The Brevibacillus humidisoli DNA segment TACGATCCAGGAAGTGGCGAGTGGAGCAGACAGCCAACAGCAAAGCGCAGAAGAGAGCGCTCGTTCCATGGAAGAGATGGTCACTGGCATCCAGCGGATTGCCGAATCGGCGGCGGCTGCTTCCGAATTGTCGGCGCAAACGTCAGACGAGGCAGCACGCGGCGATGAAACTATCCAACAAGCCGTTCGGAACATGGAATCGATCCGCCATTCTGTCGGCCGTTCCACAGAAGTGATCCGACAGTTGGAGGAGCGGTCCAGAGAAATCGGTGAGATTATTGCTGTCATCACCGGTATAGCCGGACAGACCAACCTGCTTGCTCTAAACGCGGCGATCGAAGCAGCCCGTGCAGGAGAACAAGGCAGAGGGTTCGCTGTCGTCGCCGATGAAGTGCGCAAGCTGGCGGAACAGTCAGAAGCCTCCGCTCAGCATATCGCACAGTTGATTGAGCAGATCCAAAGCGACACCCACCTCTCTGTAGAGTCGATGACAACAGCCAATCGGGATGTATCGGAAGGGATGACCACCGTTCGAGATGCCGGTGAAGCCTTTGAGCGAATCGTACAAGCTGTCACGCGGACAACTGATCAGATACAGGAGGTCTCAGCAGCCTCTGAACAGCTGTCGGCCAGCGCACAACAGGTAACGGGCACGGTAGAACTGATGGCGATGATCGCCCGCGAATCTACTTCTCACATCCAAGGTGTAGCCGGTTTGTCAGAGGAGCAGCTTGCCTCGATGGAAGAGATCAGCAGTTCAACCGCTAATCTGAGCAAGATGGCCCAGGAACTGCAGGAGCTTACGCAGCGGTTTCGCTTATAATACAAAGGGGGCAGCAGCCTCCTTTTTTCTTTTTTCTGCTCTCTTCTTTTCTTTCCTCCTGCAAAGGATTACCATGAAAAGGAAGGGAGGGGAGCAGATGATTTACTGGCATTGGCTGTATCGAGATTTTTTGCAGGCCTACACCAGCAGCACAAGCAAAGATTGGGTAGAGCAGTATCGTCAGCACTACTGGAGACCGAATCAGCACCTGCTTCAGCCGCTTCACTATGCCGTGAGAGGCTACCCGACAGAAGAGCTTGTAGCCTCCCGGATCGCATCCCTTGGCCGCTCCCGGTTTGACCGGTTAGTGGATAGTGTCGGTCAGCCGGCCATGTTTGAGCAAATGGTTGTCAGTGCCGCAGGCGACCTGCTGCAGCGACTATCTTTCACGCCTGATGGCCAGGATGTCTACGTTATCGTCGGATTGGACTGCACCAACATCTACAGCGTACCCTACGAGGGGCGCATGGTGACCGTGATCTGCCTGGAAGCGGTCGATGGGCAGGTGGCAGAACTGCAGTTGCTGCTGGCACACGAATTCCATCACTGGCTGAGACAGTCTCCATCTAGGGAGAATTTGTTTGAGCAATCGGTCGGACAACGGCTGGTCACAGAAGGATTGGCCGCTTGTTTCACCAAAGAGACCTTCCCCGGGCGAACGCTAGCGGAATACTGCTTTGTCCCCGAAGAGACCGTGAACTGGACGATTGCCCACATCGACAAACTGAATCATCTGCTTGTCCCACACCTCTACCGGACAGAACTGATACAGGCCCTTTTCTCACGTGCTCCCTCTGGCCTTCCAATCGAAGGGATGCCGCTACGCACAGGCTATGCATATGCGATGCTACTCATACAGGAACAGTTAAACCGCCGAAACCTGACTGCACAGCAGGCAGCCCTGCTTCCTTGGGAACAACTGCTGGGCATCGACACACGCTCCTCCTAATCTAATTTCCAATCCTTACCGATATGGGTAGTAGGGGAGGGTTTTGCGTGAACAAGGCACAATTCCTTCAAGAAAAAATAGCCTATCTGATCCGCTATCCCGGACAAACCGAGCTTGACTTCTACCGCCATCTGACAGAACGCTATCCAACGGAAGCAGTTGGTTGGTTTCACCTAGGCGAGGAGAGCGAGCGTCACGGTGACCGGCAGCGGGCTTTACAATATTACCGTCAGGCGATACACGGGCATGCCAGCAGCGAATTCCACGATCTGGCGCGGCAAGCATATCGTCGGCTGCTGAAGGAGCGAAGACAGCGGCGATGGAAGGCAGCCCTGAGACGGCTGCTCTCTCTGGCTGTGCTTACACTGCTGCTGTCGCTGCTCCCTCATCCTACCCTGGCCCCCGTCCTTGAGCAGACTGACCAGAACGCCGCTGTCGCAGCACAAACCAGCGGCGTCGAAAAGGATCCTGTGCAGCATACGGAAGTAATCGCCGTTCCGCCAGGTTTGACAGGCAAAAGGCTGCAAGCCCAGGTAAAACATTACCTCGCGTCAAGACGGCTGCACTTCACGGTTCCGTTTACCGTGATCCTCGTACCCGAGACAGGTGGACTGCCATCTTTTACGCCGCTGCTGTTTTATCGCCCGACGACGGTAAAAGGAATCATCCGTTTTGATCCGACAAGCAACAAGTTGATTGCGGAGAACTATTATGATCCTGCCTGTGAGTGCGCCGATCAACCTCCTGTAGCGGATGCCAAACGGGCGCTGTCTGAGGAGCAGCAGACGCTGGAACAGGTGCTGCTGATGCGAAATGCCCTCTATCGCACCTATCAGCAAACCGGTCGCCTGCCAGGACAACTGCAGGATTTGACCAAGCCCACTCCGGCCAACAGACTGTCCGCTCTGCCCCGGCTGGCTGTTCCGGCCAAGCTGCAGCATCAATCGGCGCAAACAGCGGACCTTCAGTGGGCGTACCGCCCCGATCGATTCCGCCCTGACATGGCTTGGGATAGCTTGTCAGAAGTTCTGCCGCTGCCCTATTATGCAGAACCGACGATACCACTGGATCCGCTGCGGATTCTTGTACATAAACCCTCCCATCGGCTTCTGCTGACCAGCGGCCCGCATCTCGTGCGCCAGTATCCGATCGGGATCGGGAAAAACGACTCGACACCGGACGGTTACTTCACCATTCTGCAAAAGATGAACTACCCGGCAGGCGCAGGCAATATCTACGGCTCAAGAGGGATGACTTTTTTCAACACATCCTACGCCATTCATGGCACCAACGATCCAGACAGCATCGGCAAGGCGAAATCGCTGGGCTGCATCCGTCTGCACAATGCCGACGTAGAGGAGCTGTACAGCTTTGTCAGTCCTGGTACAGATGTGATCATCTCATCACAAGCCCAGCCACTGCTCGCCTGGACAAATGGCGCTCGCCAGTTGATCCCTGCCGGCAGCCATGAAAAAACGCCTGGGGTGACGTATCATTGGCTGCACTGATCACTGCGGCCTCCTATCCGTCCGTCGGTGAGTCAAAAACTGGCTCCGCCTAGAACTTGCCTTGTATGCGGAACATAATCTCCGCAAACAGGGCCGCAAACAGAAACGTCCCGGTATACACCACGAGAGAGACCACAACGATCCGCCAGCTCAACTTTTTAAAGTCGGCCAGGTCTTTCCCGAACGATAACCCCGCGTATGCGAGGATCGGTGTGGCCAGCGCCATGAAATTAATCTTTGCGGTCATTTCGGCTAGATAGGAGTTGCCCGGGAAAACGGGTGAAGTAATCAATAAGGCCAGCAAAGAAATCCAGACAACCGCTGGCAGTTTGAACGGCAGGCAGTCCGTTAAGCTCCAGCCGATGATCGTGACAGCTACGATGATCATGATGCCGGGCAACGCTTCAATTGGAGAAACGCCGTACCCAACCCAGTTCCCTAAAATAGCAATCAAGCCGATGATTGAGACGATCAACAGTTTTTGCTTCATCGGCTGACTCCCTCCCCTTTATCGACAGCATGCCGTCTGCCCAAGATCGGTTCTAGCCAGCGGTAGAGGCGAACCGTGACGGGGAGCGAGAAAAAGATACATACATAAGTCCCGATAATGATCGTAATCAGGTTGGCTGCCCCAGCAAACACAGCGATCTCTTCTGCATGTTCGGGGAACGTAACCGCCAGTGCTCCAGATGCAGCCGCCATCATGCTGCCAGAGCCGACTCCCGCGCCCATCGCAAGCGAAATCGGGTGAAAGAGGCCCAGACTACCCAGGAAGCCGGCCAACAAGGCGAGGTAGATCGCTCCGAAGATCGTTCCGCAGATGTATACCCCTAATGCGCCCCGTACCTCCGGAGAATCGCCGCCATATTTTTCAGAGATGACCGCCAGATTTGGTTCACGGTCAATCGAGAACGTCGCACCGATCGCCTCCCGTTTCATCCCGATTAACAGAGCGATCGGCAGCCCCAGAATGATCGTTCCGACAAAATGGCCGATCTCCTGTACACTGAGTGAGAAACCGGCGTCAAAGATCTGCGGCAGAGACGGCCCCAACATCGTGCCCAGCTTGGCTACAAACAGCATGAAAGCAATGCCCAAAATATAAGATGCCCGCTTCATTTCACCCATTTTCAACCAGTTGAAGGTAGGCCAACTGATAAAACCGCCGATGACTAATGCATACAGCATAGGGAAAAGCGCCAAGACACCGATCCCTAAATCAATCTTTTTCGTCCCGATCAGTTCGGTCACAATCACCAGCCCTAGGACGATGACGTGAAGCTTCCATTCGCGTACGCGCTCTTCACTCACGCTGCATCCCTCCGTTTCCCAACCTTAGTCATCCTGTTTCTTCCTCCTTTCCGATATCGAACAAACGCTTTTCTATCCATTCAATGATTTGCCAGGGATTGAATCACCTCGCAAACGGCGGACGAATCCAGTGTTCCTTTTCCTTGGGCCTTGGCCGCTTCATAGAACTGATAGGTTACCGAACCCATCAGCGCAGGTACGGTACAGTACGTGGCGGTACCGACATACAGAGAGAGGTCCTTGTGCATGTGTTCAAGCCGAAACTTCACCTCTTCATAGGTGCCATTCAATATATTGGGTCCGAAAATTGAGAGTACCCGGTTATGACCAGATCCTTTGTCGATCACCTCCGCCAACTTGCTTGGTTCCACTCCCGCTTTCTTGGCGACCGTAAACGCTTCCCCAAGAGCAATCGTGATCGTGGCTACAACTGCATTGTGACACAGCTTCGCCACTTGTCCGGAGCCCGACTCACCCAGGTAGACGATCTCTTGACCGATCGCCTCTAGGTACGGGCGAGCAGTCGGCAACTGCTCTTCATCACCTCCCACCATAATCGTCAACGCCCCGCTGTCTGCACCTGCCGGCCCTCCACTGACCGGACAGTCAAAAAAGTGTGCTCCTCTCTCCCTCGCCAATCGGTACAGATCACGGGCCGTTTCAGGATCAGTAGTGCTCGTATCGATTAGATAACTGCCGGAGGAGAGAGAGGAAAAGACGCCATCCTCCCCTGCCAACACCTGTCGCACGATTGACGGTCCGGGCAGAGAGGTGAAAATCACCTGCGCCGCTTGGCCGATCTCCCGTGGAGACGAGACTGGGATCGCTCCCTGTTGGACAGCCCAGTCTATTGACGTTTGCTCTGCATCGTATGCGTATACCTGATATCCTTTTTGCAGCAGATTTTTAAGCATTCCCTTTCCCATCGCGCCAATGCCGATCAAGCCGATTGTTTCCACCATTTTCTACCTCTTTCCTGGTTAAGGGCGTACGTAGACTGTTTTCAGTTCTACGTAAAAATCGAGTGCCGATTCGCCCTGTTCTTTTGGACCGATGCCGGAGATCTTCTTGCCGCCAAACGGATACTGCGACTCAAAGTGGGTGGACGGCAGATTGACGTGCGTCACGCCCGATTGAATGCCCCGTACGAATTGGAACGCCTTATTCAAGTCGTTGGTAAAGATGGTAGAGGAAAGTCCGAATTCCACCCGGTTGGCCGCTTCCATCGCTTGCTCATACGACTCCACGTCGATCACGGAGATCACAGGTGCGAATATTTCTTCCTGTGCGATAACCATATCAGGTTTCACATTGGTAAATACGGTCGGAGCTACGAAGTATCCGTGCTGCAGGGCACCGTCGGTTAGGCGCGTTCCGCCGCACTCCAGTACCGCTCCCTCTTCCACGCCTTTTTTCACATAATACAGGTACGTATCCAGTTGGTTTTGATCGATCACCGGTCCGTTCTCGCTTTCTGGATCAAATCCGTTGCCGACCCTCAGTTCTCTCGCCCTTTTGATCAGCTTCGTCTTCACCTCTTCAGCGACAGCAGGCAGTACGAGCACGCGACTGGTTCCGGTGCAGCGCTGTCCGTTGTCGAGAAAGCCGCTCAAAACAATACTGTCGATTGCCAGGTCAATGTCAGCGTCTTCCAGAATGATCGCCGGGTTCTTGCCCCCCATCTCCGCCTGCATCTTGCCCCCGCGGGAAGCAACAGCCTGACCAAGCGCCAAGCCAACTTCGGACGAGCCGGTGAAGGAGATTCCTTTTACGTCTGGATGATGCGCCAATTCATCGCCGATGACCGCCCCCGGTCCGGTAACCATGTTGACGACTCCTGTGGGTACGCCACTCTCGATCAAGAGCTGCATCAACATTACGCTGATCAGCGACGTGTTGCTGGCCGGTTTGAACACGACGGTGTTGCCGGCAATGATCGCCGGTACGATTTTCCACAATCCGATGCCCAACGGGAAGTTCCACGGTGCGATGATCGCAAACACGCCGATTGGCTCGCGTACGGTATATCCAAAGACCTGCTCATCCCAGGAAGGCACGGTTTGTCCGGTCAATCGGGTAGCTTCACCTGTCAACTGCTTCATCGACAAGATCGTTTTGTTGACCTCGCCTCTCGCCTCCCGCAAGGTTTTGCCTACTTCACGGGTAATCGTCTCCGCCAATTCCTCACGCTTGTTCTCAAGCAGTTGGATCAGCCTGAACAAGAATTCGCCGCGCTTCGGGGCAGCCGTCTGGGACCAAGCTGGAAACGCGGCCTTGGCCGCTTGGATCGCGTCTCGTGCATCGTCTGCGTTCGACTTTTGGAAATACCCCAACACTTCATTGGTATTGGCTGGATTTACGCTGGGAAACAACTGTCCGGAGCGGCAGTTGATCCACTCGCCATTTACATAGTTGCGATAGGTTTCACTCATTCCCTTTCCTCCTCCTTACTGCCCATCAAGACCATTTGTTTACTGATAATTGTATGAATTCAGAACTCAAGGTACAATGTAAGTATCTACATCATTTGATCATTTATTATAGAAGTTTTTCTATAGGAGAGAGGCGTCATGGATAACCTTGAGGCGGTCTGTGCCTTTATCGAGAAAAAGGGAGCAGACACTAGCTATTCCATCTGGATTGGCAAGTCGCGCAACCACCGTCTGGCATTCGCTTGCGGTCGCGGGCCAAGCCAGTTTTCGTCACCGCCTACTGCAGGCACGGTGCCGATCGACAAAGCGTACGCACTCACCGTTAGCGAATGCGATATCCAAATCACCTTCGCTTATCCCGAAGGGTTTCTCGCAGTCGTCTCCCTCTGCAGCAGCCATTGTCCGTTCTCAGACGGCGAGCTGGAGCACTTGCGGATGCTCCTTCACGTCTGTTTCTTGCAGCAGACCATCCGCATGAAAAACATGGAATTAGGCAAGCTGATTGAAGGAATTCGCTCCATTACTGCCTCGCTGGATCTGGACGAACTGATCAAAAAAATGATTGGCAACGCCCTGACTGTGATCCCTGCCGCCGACGCGGGTCTGCTTCACCTCTACGACCCGGAGATTGATCGGCTGGTTCCCAGAGCAGCTGTCGGGTTTGCCGAAGGCCCGATTCAACAGTTCCGGTTGCGGATCGGCGAATCGATCGCCGGTAAAGTATTTCAAGACGGCAAAGCACGGATCTACTATTCCAACGCCGAAGCCCACCAGGGGATGAGCGATCTGTCTGCGGAGAACTACTCCCATCTGGATGCAGCCAAAAAACTTAGCAGCTTAAAAGCGATGCTGAACGTACCCATCACGATCGGAGGGAAGCGGATCGGTGTGCTGGTATTGCACCAGTTTGAAAAAGAGGGAGAGTTGTCAGAGCAAGACCTGCATCTCCTGCAAGGATTCGCCGATCAGGCCGCCATAGCCATACAAAATGCGCAGCTCTATATGGAGACAAAGTCAGCCCTGCAGGAACTGGACGAACTGAGCAAACAGTTGAAGGTAAAAAACCAATCCCTGATCAAGCGGAACGAAATCCACGATACGCTGACCCGCCTTTCGCTGCAGAACAAAGGAAGCGACGTAATCGTTCAGGCGATGAACCGGATCACGGAGAAGCAGGTGGCGTTTATCGACTGCCTGGAGGATGTGTACTATCCAACCATCGCGGCTGCTCGTCCCATGATCAGCTCCGATGAGGTTTCACAGCTGTTCCGGTACAGGCGCCGTCCGATTTTCGCCCAAATCGTCACCGATGATAATACAAGCTGCTATCTATATCCGATCATCAATGATACGGTGTTGCTCGGCTGTTTGCTCGTCGAGACCGATCATCCCGTACTTCCCGAACTGGACCAGATCACGATCGAACAGGGAGGAGCGGTGCTTGCCCTGGAGCTGGTAAAAAAGCAAACGATTGCCTCCATCTATTACAAAAAAACGCACGAATTCTTTCAGGAATTGCTCCTCTTTCAAGATCCCGAGCTGTTGACCAGCCGAGGCAAGGAATTCGGTCTTGTCCCTTCCGCTCCATATGCGGTTGTGCTGTTTAAAATACCAGATTATCAAGATCTGCAGAAGCTGGAAGCCCAGATACACCGGCTGGTCGCAAAAGTGAAACAGGAATGTTATGGTGCCAGCCATCTTGTGTACGGCTTTCACGATCATGTGACCATGCTCGTCTCGCTCACCAACCGCATGGAGGAAACCAGGCTGACCGACGTCTGCAGCGCAATCGCAGAAGAGTGGCACCGTCTGGGCGAGTCCTCGCTCTGTATAGGAATGGGCAGCATGTACGAAGGGATGGAGCAGATCAAAAAGAGCTATGAGGAAGCGAAGAAAGCGATCGCCTACCTGGTGAATCGCCACCTAAGCGGCGTCATACACTATCGGGAGCTCGGAGTAAACCGGCTGATTGCTCACCAATCACAAGCTGAAATCGAGACATTCATTGGAGAAGTATTTCATCCGCTGCGTACGAACAAAGCGAAAAACAGCGACTTGGAGCGGACGCTGCGGCTCTACATCGCGAACAACCAATCGATGCAGAGAACGGCAGATGGGCTTCACATTCACATCAACACCCTGTACCAACGCCTGCGGAGAATCGAGGAGCTTTTGCAAGTGGACTTGAACAGCCCGGAAGATCTGCTGAAGATTCAACTAGCTTGTTATTTAAAAGAGTCCTCTTGATCATCACGACAACGGTTTTAAGCAGTTTCTGACAAATCATCACGAGACTACCTGCAAGCAGTCCTATAAAATAAAACGAGCAGACGCAACCATGCGCCTACTCGCTTCTCTTTTGGTTAAACCATAAGTCCGCAATGGACAGAGTTTACTCCTCCAACTGCTCCAGTTTCTCTTCCTGGACATTGTCTTCTTCTGGATACCAGTGATCCAGCACTTTTCCCTGCAGCACTTTGCCATCAATAAAAGAAACCTGCTGCTCGGTAAACAGTGTCTTCCAATCAATCTCCAGCTCTTCCGCCAGCTTCACCACCGTGAGCAGTTCCGACCAGGCAACGTAGCGTTTGTACCAGAAAAACTGGGGCTGCTCATTCATGTATGGATAGAGGTCATCAAAGTCCGTATGCTTGCAATCAAGTGCTCGCTCAAAATGGGTCTTTGCCTGCTGCAACTTCTCATAGAAAAACTGGTGCAAATCCAACTTTACCAAATCGGCCATGTGAATCCCTCCCGCTGGAAAAAATATCTGGGCATCATCAAGGAAAGTGGCAATGAGTTACGGGTTTCTTGTATTGTAACACGCATGGCGAAAAGTGCAAATAGTCCAACACTTGACAATTGAAAAAGAGACAACTACCCGATGCGGCCGATTGTCGCAAACGGGTCGTTGGCGTGTTTTTCGGATTCAGATAGCGATGCGGTATCACGGAGGAGCCAGTGAATCAATGAACTAACGAGTGCAATCGTTCAATAAATCAGCGGTAGTCTAAGACTATATTTTCTGGTCAAAGACTACCGCTGTTTTGTATGTCGGGGGTCAGTCTACATCATTGGCTTCCCCATGGATCATTGTTGAACTGCGGAATATCTGTCGGACGGTCGCCGCTTTCCGTAGGATCGAGTTGATCGTTCCGCTGCTCTCCGTCATCACCGTCGTTTCTACCTTCCCTATTTTGGCTGTCGTTATTGCCATCATCGGGCGTGGATCCGTCATGGTTGCCTTGACCGCCATCATTGGGTTCACCGTTATTGTCTCCGGTGTCACCGGTTTGCCCGTCATTGTCGTTCCCACTGCCGTCGTCACCGGGCCATCCGTTGCCACCGTCCCCGTTTTCATCCTGCCCACTGTTATCGCCGTTGTTGTCCTCGTTCCCGTTATTCTGATCGAAGCCGCCTTCTCCCTGATCTTCATGATGCTGCTCCGCGTCTTCCAGGAATCGTTGCACTTGCGACATATCTACTTCTGCAGGATTGGACGGAGGACCTTCTTTCCCCTCCGCATCGCGAGGGATGACAATGTATTTGTACAGGGTTCCTTCAAACGCGTCGACGTATTGGTTCGCTGTAATCCCTTCTTGTACCAGCTCTTTCTCCTCTGGTGAATCGACAAATCGGTACAAATCGTAGGTCAGTTCCAAACCTTCATTTCCAATCCAAGTGATAACCACTTCCGGCATGTGATTATCCAGCGCCAATACGGCCATTACCTGAGGCGGTTGCATCTGCACCGGTTTATCCGGCTTTTCTACTCCCGGTGGAGGCGTAAAGTCCGTCGATTTCACCCCTTGCAGGCCCTGTGCAAACACCTTGCTGAACAACTGCGCCGGTTTGCTGCTGCCCTGCGTCATCGCGTTTTGCTTGTCTTCGGGGTCAAACCCCATCCAGACCGCCCCTACATAGTTTGGCGTATAGCCTACAAACCAGGCGTCTTTGTTGTACTTGGTGTTGTTCCGGTACGCTTCTGATTCGGTTGTCCCGGTCTTACCGGCTACATGGCGTCCGCTGATTCGTGCATACCGACCGGTGCCTTCTTCGACAGCAGCCTGCAGCATCAGATGCATCTCCCAGGCGGCCTGTGCCGAGAGCACCTGAGTATGCTTGGGCTCGGCGGATTCCACAATGCCGAATTCCTGCGATTCAATCTTGGTGATCACATAGGGGTGAGCCATGCTGCCGCCATTGGCGAATGTCGTATACGCCTGGGCCATCGCTAGAGGAGATGTCCCCTTGTGCAGGCCGCCTAGGGCAATCGACAGGTTGCGATCTTCGGGCTGCAGTTGAATCCCGAACTTCTCAATGTACTTGATCGCATCCGAAATCCCCATCTCATTTAACAGCCAAACTGCCGGGACGTTGATCGAATCGATAACAGCTTGGCGCATCGTGACCGAACTGCTGTACTTGCCGTTGTAGTTGCGTGGTTTGTACCCGTTGAAGTCCTGTCTGGTGTTGTTTAGTTTGGAATACATGTTCCATTCGCCGCTATCCAAGGCAGGTGCATAGACAGCCAAGGGTTTAAACGAAGACCCAGGCTGCCGCTGGGTGTCGACCGCAAAGTTAAAGCCTTTGGCTGCATATTGGCGACCTCCCATCATTGCCGCGATCCCGCCTGTCTTCGGATCGAGCACGACCATGCCGGATTGCACCTGGCGATCTGCTCCGTCTGGAGGGAAGTTGTTGGGATCGGCAAAGGCACTTACCATCGCATCCTGCATCTTGGGATCAAGCGTGGTGTGGATCTCCCAACCTCCGCGATACAGTTGGTCTTCCGTGATCCCGTACACCTGAGCGGCTTCCCGTACGACGTAATCGATAAACGCCCGGTAGCCTTTTTTCAGCCCCCGTTCCTCCTGCCCGTCGTTCTCCGGCAGCGGTTGGTTCTGGGCCGCTTCCTTTTCTGGCTGTGTGATATAGTTTTGCTCCATCATCAAGCGCAGAACGGTATCGCGCCGCTCCTTTGCCTTGTCTGGATTAGCGAACGGCGAATAGGTACCCGGTGCCTTGGGCAGCGCCGCCAGCATGGCCGCTTCATGCAATTCGAGCTCCTGCAGATTATCCTTGCCGAAGTAGTACTTGCTGGCCGCCTTCACCCCGAAAATACCAGGACCAAGATAGATCTTGTTCAGGTACATTTCCAGGATTTCGTCCTTAGAGAACTTCCGCTCCAGGTTGATCGCGATCATCGCTTCTTTGGTTTTGCGCCAAAACGTCTTTTCATGAGAGAGAAATACGTTGCGAGCCAGCTGCTGGGTGATCGTGCTGCCGCCTTCAACCGCACTGCCCGCCTGGATGTCTTTGATGATCGCTCCGCCGATCCGGATGATATCAATCCCGTTGTGTTCAAAGAATCGTTTGTCTTCAACCGCCACGAATGCATTTCTCACATGCTCCGGTATCTGGTTGAACGAGACGTACTCCCGATCCTCCTCAATGTAGAGCTTGCCGAATTCATTTCCATTCTTGTCGTACAAAACAGAAGCTTCCAGCTTTAAATCCTCCAGCTTCTGCATGTCGATCATCTTTTCGCCTGCCATCAGCAGTGCGAAATACCCCCCTACAACCGCAAACATTAAAAAGACGAAGAATGAGGCAACGAATACCAGCATCTTGTTTTTTCTGACAACCTTTTTTTCTTGGCTCCAGCCATTTTTCTTTACCTCCTGGTTTCTTTCCCCTCTCCTCGTGTTATAGACGTTTTTTTTGTGAAAATGTTTCTCTGAATAAGAAAATCCCACATATACCCTGGTGAACAAAAAAAGCCTATCCCGCCGCGGGGATAGGCCATGTCGATCTGTCATACCTCTTGGAGCCGGATCAGCGTTTTAGCAGTTTTTCCGCTTCGCTGACCACATGTTCTACTGTAAAGCCGTATTCCTGCATAATCCGTTCACCAGGAGCAGAAGCGCCAAACACATTGATCCCGAGTACAGCGCCGCCGTCCCCTGTATAACGCTCCCAGCCTTGCGGGAAGGCCATCTCTACACCCAATCGTGCTTTCACCGTAGGTGGAATTACAGAGTCGCGATACTCTTTGGACTGCCGCTCAAACAGCTCCCAGCTCGGCATGCTGACGACTCGTGCTTTGACACCGCGTGCAGCCAGTTGTTCGCGTGCCTGGAGGCAAAGCGAGACTTCCGAACCGGACGCCAGCAGCAGCAGGTCAGGCTGACCCCCTTCGGCGTCGGCGACGATGTATGCCCCTTTTGGCAGACCTTCGCTAGCGGCCGCTGCGGTCTCTGCCAGCACCGGCAGGTTTTGCCTTGTCAGGACCAGCGCTACTGGTTCATCCGTACGCGTGATCGCATAACGCCACGCCTCATTGGTCTCATTGGCGTCAGCCGGGCGCAGTACGGTCAATCCTGGCATCGCCCGCAGGGCAGGAAGCTGCTCGATCGGTTCGTGAGTCGGACCGTCTTCCCCGACCGCGATCGAGTCGTGCGTAAATACGTAAATGACTGGCTGCTTCATCAGTGCGGAGAGGCGGATGGCCGGACGCAGATAGTCGGAGAACACAAAGAACGTCCCTCCATA contains these protein-coding regions:
- a CDS encoding DUF3100 domain-containing protein, which gives rise to MSEERVREWKLHVIVLGLVIVTELIGTKKIDLGIGVLALFPMLYALVIGGFISWPTFNWLKMGEMKRASYILGIAFMLFVAKLGTMLGPSLPQIFDAGFSLSVQEIGHFVGTIILGLPIALLIGMKREAIGATFSIDREPNLAVISEKYGGDSPEVRGALGVYICGTIFGAIYLALLAGFLGSLGLFHPISLAMGAGVGSGSMMAAASGALAVTFPEHAEEIAVFAGAANLITIIIGTYVCIFFSLPVTVRLYRWLEPILGRRHAVDKGEGVSR
- a CDS encoding NAD(P)-dependent oxidoreductase; translated protein: MVETIGLIGIGAMGKGMLKNLLQKGYQVYAYDAEQTSIDWAVQQGAIPVSSPREIGQAAQVIFTSLPGPSIVRQVLAGEDGVFSSLSSGSYLIDTSTTDPETARDLYRLARERGAHFFDCPVSGGPAGADSGALTIMVGGDEEQLPTARPYLEAIGQEIVYLGESGSGQVAKLCHNAVVATITIALGEAFTVAKKAGVEPSKLAEVIDKGSGHNRVLSIFGPNILNGTYEEVKFRLEHMHKDLSLYVGTATYCTVPALMGSVTYQFYEAAKAQGKGTLDSSAVCEVIQSLANH
- a CDS encoding DUF2268 domain-containing putative Zn-dependent protease (predicted Zn-dependent protease with a strongly conserved HExxH motif) gives rise to the protein MIYWHWLYRDFLQAYTSSTSKDWVEQYRQHYWRPNQHLLQPLHYAVRGYPTEELVASRIASLGRSRFDRLVDSVGQPAMFEQMVVSAAGDLLQRLSFTPDGQDVYVIVGLDCTNIYSVPYEGRMVTVICLEAVDGQVAELQLLLAHEFHHWLRQSPSRENLFEQSVGQRLVTEGLAACFTKETFPGRTLAEYCFVPEETVNWTIAHIDKLNHLLVPHLYRTELIQALFSRAPSGLPIEGMPLRTGYAYAMLLIQEQLNRRNLTAQQAALLPWEQLLGIDTRSS
- a CDS encoding L,D-transpeptidase; amino-acid sequence: MNKAQFLQEKIAYLIRYPGQTELDFYRHLTERYPTEAVGWFHLGEESERHGDRQRALQYYRQAIHGHASSEFHDLARQAYRRLLKERRQRRWKAALRRLLSLAVLTLLLSLLPHPTLAPVLEQTDQNAAVAAQTSGVEKDPVQHTEVIAVPPGLTGKRLQAQVKHYLASRRLHFTVPFTVILVPETGGLPSFTPLLFYRPTTVKGIIRFDPTSNKLIAENYYDPACECADQPPVADAKRALSEEQQTLEQVLLMRNALYRTYQQTGRLPGQLQDLTKPTPANRLSALPRLAVPAKLQHQSAQTADLQWAYRPDRFRPDMAWDSLSEVLPLPYYAEPTIPLDPLRILVHKPSHRLLLTSGPHLVRQYPIGIGKNDSTPDGYFTILQKMNYPAGAGNIYGSRGMTFFNTSYAIHGTNDPDSIGKAKSLGCIRLHNADVEELYSFVSPGTDVIISSQAQPLLAWTNGARQLIPAGSHEKTPGVTYHWLH
- a CDS encoding aldehyde dehydrogenase family protein; the protein is MSETYRNYVNGEWINCRSGQLFPSVNPANTNEVLGYFQKSNADDARDAIQAAKAAFPAWSQTAAPKRGEFLFRLIQLLENKREELAETITREVGKTLREARGEVNKTILSMKQLTGEATRLTGQTVPSWDEQVFGYTVREPIGVFAIIAPWNFPLGIGLWKIVPAIIAGNTVVFKPASNTSLISVMLMQLLIESGVPTGVVNMVTGPGAVIGDELAHHPDVKGISFTGSSEVGLALGQAVASRGGKMQAEMGGKNPAIILEDADIDLAIDSIVLSGFLDNGQRCTGTSRVLVLPAVAEEVKTKLIKRARELRVGNGFDPESENGPVIDQNQLDTYLYYVKKGVEEGAVLECGGTRLTDGALQHGYFVAPTVFTNVKPDMVIAQEEIFAPVISVIDVESYEQAMEAANRVEFGLSSTIFTNDLNKAFQFVRGIQSGVTHVNLPSTHFESQYPFGGKKISGIGPKEQGESALDFYVELKTVYVRP